The following is a genomic window from Capnocytophaga stomatis.
CAGCTACATAAATATAGTTTCCTTGCATTAATTGATAGAAGTTGCGGCTCATAACATACGCCCGACGAGGTTCATCTTTCTCTGAAAACAAACTTCTTCCCCACGAACGGAATGGTTTTTCATACCCGACCAAATCCACCAACGTCGGAAACATATCAATTTGTTGTGCCAATTCATCTGAATTTCCTTGCGGAATTAAGTTTGGATTCGGACTGTAAAAAATAATCGGAATCTTATAATACGCTATTTTCTGTTTGTAATAATCATAGAAAGATATTGCGGGGTGGTCAGCCACGAAAGCAAAAATTGTGTTTGCAAACCATTTTTCCTTTTTAGCACTTTCAAAAAATTTCTGTATGGAATAATCAGCGTAAGCGACGGCATTGTGCATCGGGATATCTCCTTTATTAAACCGATGTTCGTATTCTTTCGGAAACGTATAAGGTTCGTGCGAAGAAAGCGTGAATATTGTTGCCAAAAAAGGAGATTTCATTTTGCTTATTTCCTTTTGACTGAATTGCAAAAAAGGCTCGTCGTGTATTCCCCAGCTTCCGTTATGCTGGCTATCATCGTTAAATTCGGTTCGCCCCAAATAACTTTCAAACCCGATTTGTTTGGTAAATCCGCTAAAACCCATTGAACCGTTAGTGGCTCCGTGCAAAAAGGCTGTTTCGTACCCTAACTCGCTGAATATATTGGCAATTGAAGCGATTTCCTGTTGAGAATGCGGCGAGGAAGCCAGTGCTACCTCAAAAGTAGGGATACCCGCCGTAATTGCCGAAATGCCTTCCATAGAACGACTTGCATTGGCGTAAACATTTGAGAAATAAAATCCGTTTTGTGCCAAAGAATCCAAAAAAGGAGTGTATGATTTGAAGTTGGGAATGTTTTTATTTTTGTTGAAAATATTAAAATACTCTGCACCCATTCCCTCCAAAATGAATAATACTACGTTGGGTTTGTTTTCTACCTTTCGGCTGTATTGTTTTATCGGTTGGATATTTTTTTGGATATAATCTTCCGAAACGAAATCATATTTTCGGAAAAGGTCATTATTCCCCAACATTCTGATAATACAAAAAGGTGTATTTAATATCACATTCACCTGCGAGAGGTCATTAGCGTACTTATTTGCATCGGTAATTGTTATAGGGATAGTTCCTTTTTTGAAAGGCATTCCGCGTATTCCAAGCAGAAATAAGGGCGTTAAAAGAGCCATAATAACTACGGAAAGCCCAAAATAAATCAGTTTGTTTTTAACCTGAAATGTATTGATTTTTACTTTTCTGTATAAGAAAATCCAAAAAGCAACCAAAATGATAAAAGCCACAAATACAAACCAATGCCTTGTTAAAAATCCGAAAAGAAGTGTTAGTTTGTTTTCCTCATTTGCAGCGAAATTCCAAGCACTTAACGTAAGCCGAGAGCGATTGTATTCAAAGAAAACAATATCAATGAAGTTGAGTAAATATGCGGGAATATTCGTTAGGAAATATATCCAAAAAACTATCTTTTGATAACCTTTGGAAGTGTTTATCCAAAGTGGTAATAAACTAACCAGAATAAAAAGTAAGTTTACGTAAATAATTGCAGACGAATCAAATAACAAACCATAAAAAGCCAGTCTGAAAAATTCCGAAATACTTTCAATTGATATTATATCTCTGTTGAAAATATAAAACAAAGTTCTGGCGAAGAAATAAAACAGATAGGCTAAAAAAAGTCTGTAAAACAAAACTTTATATTCCCCAAACCGAATGTTTTTCATAAAATGATTGATTGTATTAAATAACTGCAATATCACAGCCGACAAAGCTACAAAAAAGTTATGTAAACGAGTTTAAATCCTTAAAAAAGTTAAATAACGAAATTCCGAATGAAGTTTTTGAGCCAATGACTATAGAAAGTATTGATTTTGCGGGTCGGAAAATAAATCTTGGAAATAACTGTTATTGGATGAACGTAAATACTGTTCAGTGTCCTTACTACGGTGAAATGAATTGGTCTGTACACAAAACTTACGAAAGTGCCAAAAACACAATCGAAAATTTAAGAAGATGAACAACAAATATCAAATGCTGACCGCTAAATGACAGAAAAAGCCCCAAGCAACTCAATCCTGCTTGGGGCTTTTTTCAGATTTTTAAAATATGAGTGAAGTTGTTATTTAGCACTTATTTTGGCACTATATACACTCCAATTTTCAGCACTTTTATAAGTTTCTTCGCTACCCGAAGGTACATAAATATGTTCTAACGGGTTTTTATCTCCGTCGTTATAAAAGAATAGGTAATCCCAGAGGTAGGGAGGTGTTGTTGATTTGAGTGTAAGGATTCTTAGTCCAGTACAATTCCTAAATACGTAATCTCCAAATTCTGTTACCGAAGCTGGAATGGTGATTTCAGTCAGTTTGTTACATTTGTCGAACACCGCATTAGAAATAGTTGTAAGTCCTTCCATTAAGGTTACATTTGTTAGTTCAGAACATTCAGAAAACATATTGGCGTTTAGTACTTTAACTCCTGAGGGAATGGTAAATTCAGTCAGTGCTTTACAACCTGCAAAAGCAGCATTTCCAATTTGCGTAACTGTATTAGGTAAAGTAATGTTTCTTAACTTAGTACATCCATTAAAAACTAAATCGCCTATTGCGGTCAATTCATTAGAAAATGTGATAGTTTCCAAACTGTTACATTTTCCAAAAAGGCTATTTGGAAAGGTTTTTACTCCGTTAGGCACAGCTATCGAGGTAAGGGCGTTACACTCCAAAAAGGCAGAGTCACCTAATTCGGTTAGTGCATCTGGAAGAGTTATCGAAACAAGCCCTCGGCAACTATGGAAAGCTCCATCGCCTATTGAAGTAACTCCTTCTGGAACTACGATATTTGTTAAAGCGACACAAGATTCAAATGCACTTTCTCCAATGGTTTTCAAGCCTTCGGGAAGTATTATAGAGGTCAGCTCTCTCTTCGTAGAAAAGGCTCTTCTACCTATGTTAGTAACCTGACTTAAAATAGGGTCAGACTGCATATCTACCTCAGTAACACCATCATTAAGCCATCGAACAAGAGTAGTACCATCGGTACTCAATTCGTATTGGTCTTCTGGGACTTTTACGAAAACCTTAACTGTCACGGTAAGTTCTTTTGAGGTTTTGGTATCGGTAACAGTAACGGTTACTTGCCCTTTGGCAAGGGGAGTAAGTGTTATTTCGCTTCCTTTTACGGCTACGGTAAGTACTTGCTCATCGCTGGAAGTTGACTTGTAAGTACCACTTCCAGATTTTGCTGTAACCGTAGCGGTTTCTCCCACAGCTACGGAAACTTCTGTTTTGTCCAACACAAATGCGGTAACGGTTACCTTTACGGTAGCTTTTTTGTCTTTGCTATCGGTGATGGTAAGGGTGCTTTCTCCTGATTTTTGCCCTGTTACGGTAACGACATTATCTTTGATGGTTGCCGTAACATTATCATTATCAGCAGAAACCTTGTAAGGCACATTTCCAGAAGTGATTTTTACTTCTTTGGTTTCGCCTTCTAAAATGGCAAGTGTTTCGCCTTCAATTTTAAGTTCGTGAATTTTAATAGGTTCTGTTCCTTTTTCGTCTTTGGTGCAAGACACAGCACCGATGAAAACAAGAAACATCAGTGCATAAAGAATGGTTGCTTTTTTCATTATAAAATATTTAATTAAAATTTAACAGGGGCAAATATACTTATTTAAACTGAATAAATATAATGTTTTTTGTAAAAAATGTATGAAGAAGCAATATTTTTTTATCGTTTGTGCAAGTAAAATCGAGTTTATTTGCTGAATATATGTATTTTGACAACGCCCATAGTTTTCTTCACAGTAATATTTTCCCATTACTTCCTTCAATCTGATTTGAGCAAAAAACATTTTCCCATTGCTTTCTTCAGTTTGATTTGCCTTTTGGGAAATTTTTCTACGGATATAAAATATACTTTTTGAAGAAAGAAAAGGATGTTTTTTAATTTTCCAAGTCTGTATGTCTGGTATAAAACAAAAAATCTTAGCTTAAATTTTACTTTTAAACTAAGATTTTTCTTCTTTAATAGTTGCGATTTTAAAGTGTTTCTTTAAGCCATCTGAAAAAGTTTCGTTGCCAGAATAAACCATTTTGAGGCTTCAGTACCCAGTGGTTTTCATCGGGGAAGTAAAGTAATTCGCTTTTTATACCTCTAACTTGTGCAGCGGTAAAGGCTTGAAGTCCTTGTTCTTTCGGAACTCTGTAATCTTTTCCTCCGTGAATAATCAGTATCGGAGTATCCCAATTTCCAACCAAATTGATAGGATTAAAATCTCGGTATGATTTTTTTGCAGCTTCATTGTCTTTTTCCCAATATGCACCTCCTATTTCATTGTTATTGAAAAATAATTCTTCCGTTGTTCCGTACATACTTTGCAAATTGAAAACTCCGCAGTGAGCGATGAATGATTTGAATCGTTTGTTGTGAATTCCAGCTAAGTAAAACACGGAATATCCGCCGTAACTTGCCCCGATTGCACCTAAACGTGAGGTATCTACGTAATTTTCTTTTGAAATATCATCAATGGCGGAAAGATAATCCTTCATCACTTGTCCTCCCCAATCTTTACTAATTTGGGCGTTCCATTCCACACCAAATCCAGGCATTCCACGTCTGCTTGGGGCGATGACTATGTATCCTTGTGAAGCCATTAATTGAAAATTCCATCGGAAGCTATAAAACTGTGTAAGAGCAGATTGCGGTCCTCCTTGGCAATAGAGTAATGTGGGATATTTCTTTTCAGGATTGAAATCAGGAGGATAAATAACCCAAGCGAACATATCTTTCCCATCGGTTGTTTTTATAATTCTTTCTTTTACCTCACATTTTGCGATAGATTTGTACATATCATCATTAATATGAGAGAGTTGCGTTACGTCCAAGAAAAGTTTTTTCTTTGATTTTTTAGTAAGATTGACGGTGTAAATCTCAGCAGCCCGATTCATATCAGTACGCGTTACCACCAGTAAATCTCCCGCCTGACCTACAATTCCGTTAATATCGAAGTTACCTTTTGTTAATTGTTTTGGGGTAGGTTTTTCGTCAAACGGATTTATTTCAAAAACTTGTTCTGTTCCGTCTGTTGCGGCAAGGAAGTAGATTTTCTTTCCGTCATTGCTCCAAATGTAACTGAAAACAGTGTTGTCCCAATGTTCTGTGATATTTTTTTTCTGTCCGTTTTGAAGAATAACCAAATCATTTTTATCTGCTTCGTTGCCATCTTCTTTCATACTTAGCCAAGCCAGAACTCCGTTTTTGTTAAACGAAGGACGTGTGTCGTATCCCATCATTCCTTCGGTAATATTCGTTGTTTTGCCACTTTCTGTATCGTATTGATAGATATCGGTATTTGTACTAAGAACATAATCAGTTCCTACTTTTGCTTTGGTAACGTATAAAACTTTTGTTCCGTCATTGCTCCAGATATAATCTTCACTTCCTCCGAAAGGTTCTTGCGGAGAATAATAAGGAAGATTTTCCATAATATCTATTTGTTTTCCATCTTTAATATTTTCAATAAATACGTGATTGAACGTTCCGTCCGTCCATTTATCCCAATGACGATGGTCTAACGATTTGTAAACTTGCCCAGTTGATTTATCCAAATCTTGATAAAAGTCTTTTGCAAAAACAGAATTGATTTTTACTGCTTTGTGAATCAATTTCTTATCTCCCGAAGCATTTATTTTTTCGGTGACTTTTTTTGTTTCTTCTTCGGAAACCGGAATAGGAACGCCACCTTTCACAGAAAGTTTGTAAAATGCCTTTTTGAAAGAATTATCTTCCATATTAGGTTTTGACACACTGAAGAAAACATAATTTTTATCAGAACTCAGCCCAATTGCCCCAACTCTGTTCAGCTCCCATAATTTTTCGGGTGTTAATGGTTGTTGTGCGGTGATAAAATTTGCAATCATTCCCGCAACTAATGTTATAAATCCTTTTTTCATACAAATTACTCTTTAATAATTTGGGGGTAAAGGTAATAAATATTTGAAAAATGAACTTATTAAATCAAGAGCAAAAAAAAATTGATAAAAGTCTTTGAAAATTAAAATATAAGAATTAACTTTGCTGGCGAAGGATACAATCTTTGTAGCTTTACACCGAATGAAGAATGTAATAATTACAGGAACCAGCAGAGGAATAGGCTTAGAATTAGCAAAGCAATTCGCTAATTTGGGGCATAGAGTGTTAGCCTTATCAAGAAATGTACAACCTTTGCAGGATTTCAATCATAAAGACATAGAGTTTTTTCCTTTTGACATAACATCAGAAGAGGATTTGAAGCAAGTTTCTTGTTTTTTATCCGAAAAATGGAAAAAAGTAGATGTTCTTATCAATAATGCGGGTAAATTAGTTAATAAACCTTTTGAAAAACTTACTCGTGAGGATTTTTTTCAGGTTTATGACGTAAACGTATTCGGAGTTGCCCGACTTGCTCAAGCGGTGATTCCGTTTATGGAAAGAAACTCGCACGTGGTTACCATCAGCAGTATGGGAGGCATTCAAGGAAGTTTAAAGTTTGCAGGTTTGGCGGCTTATAGCTCATCGAAAGGTGCTGTGATTACGCTTTCTGAGCTTCTGGCTGAAGAATATAAAGAAAAGGGAATAGTTTTCAACGCTTTGGCTTTAGGTGCCGTACAAACTGAAATGCTCTCTGAGGCTTTTCCGGAGTACAAAGCCAATACAAGTCCTGAGAGTATGGCGAAATATATCGTTGATTTTGCCCTGAATGCGAATAAATTATTTAATGGGAAAGTAATTCAGGTTTCCAATTCAACGCCTTGACAGATTATAAGATAAAAAAGATAGAGTGAGAAATAAATGAAGTGAGAATTAAATGTAAGGGAGATTTGTGAAGAGAGATTATGTAGAGTGATTAGCAGAGCAGAGGGAAAAATGAAGGAGAAATGCGTGAAAAGGGCTATTCCGTACGGAATAGCCTTTTTTTTATCTGTATCTTCTTTCCAAAGGAATGACAAAACCTAAGTTAATATTAGCATTGAGGCTGTTTTTAGGAATGTATTGTTCTGATAAACTTCCGAAAAATCGGTCTGAACCTATGTAGAAATTAAATCTTGGAGTATAAAAACTAACCATTCCGCCAAAAGTAACACTATCGCTTGTAGCAGAAGTACTTAACGAAGCCTCAAGCCAATCAATCGGACGAATGTTTGCAGAAAACATCATCTGTGAAAAGCTGTAGATATCGTTAAATCTGTGGGAAAACAGCACTCCAAAATGTAGCTTATCGTAAGAAGGAACCACATAATCCGCACCCAAATTAATCGTAGCAGGAAGCATCTTTCCTACGTTTTTTTTTCCGTCATAGTACAAAGAAAGCATCCGAGCAGTTTCAATTTTTAATCTGTTCATTTGGGCAGAAACGGTTGGCGATTCCGTTGGATTGTAGTGAGAAAAATCCTTGAAGCCATCAAATACCCAATTTCCTTTTGACGAAGCTAAATTCGCATTTTTCCACACTATATAACCTACATCGGTTAAAGAAGCGGATAAAGTAAGTTCTTCAATGAATGGAGTTTTGTAGGTAACGCCCATATCTAAAGCAATTCCTCTTCCGGGCAGACCAAAAGTGGGGTCGGATAAGTCATTTACTCTCGGTTTGTTATTTGATGGGTTTTGAGGTTGTAAGCCTGGGTCGTCGCTATATCTGAGGTGCGAGTTAAGCACCGCCGTTGTCAGTTCAGTGTCACCGTCAATGTTCCAATATCTTCCTGCGGAAGAAATATTGAAATGATTCATTTTAAATTCTCCGTAACTTGCACCGATTAAGACCTTTAATTTTGCCCCAACCGAAAGCCTTCTGCTGAGTTTGCGAGAGTGTCCCAGAACTAATTCTGCGTATGTTTCCGATTTCATCCCTAATTTCTTAAAAGAATAGTTCTTTTTTGAAGCAGGCGATTTCATAAATACAAAAAGATGATGCGGAAAAATTCCGTAGTTGTTGGAACGCAGATTAACCTCTACCAAATTCATTCCGTTGAAGGCGTTGAAGGCTACGGAAAGCAGGTTGTAATTCAAATTGGCATTGATAGTTACATTGTTTTTTATCTTTTTAAGAAAATCTTTTCCGTCAACGGAAGGATGCAAAAACGTTACCAAACGATTATCCTGGTTTCCTTCAAGCGGATACAAAAACGTGGAATGTCCGTTCTTTCCTCGCGTACCAATATTGATATTTCCCATCAGAGGGACAGCAACATACGGTTTGTCAAGCAACGCCGGATTCATTTGATGCCTAAAAGCGGACGTTTCCATAAAGTACGAAGAGCGTAACTCCTGAGCAATGCTCCCCAACGCAGAAAAACTGAAAGCAAGTAATAAAATCTTTTTCATTGACAAATCAATTAAAATTGTGGGTAATATTTCCTTTGAATTTTTATTTAACAAAAATTTTCCGAACCGATAATTTTCCTTACAAATCAACCCTAAAAAAACAAAAATACCATAATAAAATTATTCTATCAAGCTGGTTTTTATGTATTTTAGGTTGTTTTGGGGCAAAACTATGAAAAAAGAATGGCTTTTCACAAGCTTTTTTAGTTAAAATAAATGGAATTAGTGAAGAAATATCTCAGCAAGTTACATCTACCAGAAGAAAAGTAATTATGAAAAATATTTTTGGATATATTTTTATATAATTTAAAATTAAAACAAACTATTTTTTTGATATAATCTTTTGATTTTAAATAGAAACAAGATAATATATTAAGAAATAATCAATAAATGGAAATAGTTAGAGATATTTTCATAAATAAATGTCTATTCTAAAAATAAATTATTTTCAGAAGTATTTCTTTTTAATGAATTATAAAATAATTTCCCCTAAAAAAGTTTTGCAATCAAATCGATTATGATGGTAAAGAGCATTGCAACTCCGATTAAAAAATTAAATCCGGTACTGTAGAAGAAACCAATGATAGAACCTTTCATTGATTTGAAAGCTTTGCTTGTATCTTGGCTGTCGTGCAGTAATTCTCCAACAAAAACTCCAACAAACATTCCTATTAAAAATCCTAATGGAATCGGGATGAAAAAGCCAATGAGCATTCCTATAATTCCTCCGGCACTTCCCCAGTTTGTTCCTCCATATTTTTTATTTAATTTTATAGGAATAATATATTCCAGAAGCAATGAAATTATGGTCAAAATAGAAAACACCCAAAGATATACGTTTGACAATTCAGCTCCATTTCCAAAGAACTTATAAGCGAATAATCCTGCTAAACATAAAAGCAAACCAGGCAACATAGGAAGAATTGTTCCTATAATTCCAACAATAATTACTAAAATACTTAGTATTGTTACTGCAATTTCCATTTTTTTCAATTTTAAAATTTTACCCTACAAATATATTAAAAATTAATATCAATTCCAAAATGATATAATAGCTTCTTTTAAACTAAAATTACTTCAGAAATGTGATATAATTTCTCTAAATGATTTTAATTCTTACTAAAATATCATCTTAAAAGCCATTTTTTATTTCAAATTGATGAAAAATATCCTTTTTAGAGCTATTTTTATATTCAATTCTACTAAAAATATTGCCTAAATACTCATTTTTAAAGTAAAAAGATACAAAAATACAATGTAAAAACCTTCTATGAAATTTATAGAAAGAATTATATCACTTTTAAAGCTATTTTTCTAAGTAAATTTGATAAAAATATCAAAAAGAAATCTTCTTGAAATAAATTTTCAGCTTGAAATAAAAAGAAATTATTTGGCAATAAAAAATATTCTTCTAAAAATTGCTTTTATATATAAAAATTTGTATATTTGGCAAATAAAAATAAAAACAAATTACTATGATTCATCGTACAGACCTTCGGAAAGTTCGCCAAATGGAGTATTTTCAAGTAATGGCGACTATAAAACGCTTCTTGGAAGCTGAGAATTTAACTGAGTTAGGGCTTGAAATCCTCAAACCTGACTTTGATACGGCACTTGATGAGCTGGATAAGGCTCTGAAAGGAATGAAAAAAAGTGAATACACTGAAGTAATTTCAGAATTTGACCAAAAACGTGATATGTTTCTGGTTGGTTTTATCGACCAATGCAATCTTTATCTTGATTTTCCACTTGAAGAGGTAGCTCAAGCAGCTAAAAAAATTCTACCGGTTATTGAAAAGTACGGAAAAAATCCGCAAACGCGTCCGTTACAGGAAGAAACGGGGATTATCGTGAACCTTCTGCAAGATTTAGAAACTCCTGACTTAAAACAAGCTGTTGAAAAAATGCGAGCTAAGGAGTGGATTGATGCACTTCGGGATACTAACGATAAATTTATCGTTGCTTATGAGCGTCGCATAGAAGAACAAGGCGGAGGTGAGACCGGCAAGGCTAAAGAAAAACGTGAAGAAATGCAAAAAGTATTCGTAAAGCTATGTAAACGAATTAATGCACTTTCGGAAATTAATGGTGATACAATATATAAGAACCTTATCAATAATATTAACGAAACGGTTAAGAAAGCATTAAGCTAAAAAAAACGAAAGCAATCAATTTTAGGAACAAAACAACTAAAATAAAAATGTGATGCGAATAGGAACACGCCTTACCGTGCTGCTGTATAAGAATAACGAGTATCAGCGGGCAATTGAAATCAATACGAATAATTATCGGCTTGATGACGGCATCGGATATAGCCTTTGGGATATTAACGAGCTTGATAAGGAAGAGGATATGAAAAAATATCGGCTTACAAAAGAAGAATATGAAGCTGTGCAGTTTGAATATTTTTGGCTGGAAGATTTACTTATTAGAATTAATAACTATCATTCCGAAATGGATTATTCCAGAGTCAGTGCTAAAGGGCTTTCCAAACCAAGTAAATTAAGAGAGCTTTTGGAAAGAATATATCTGATTGAAAAGGAACATATACAGGAAGATTTATCTAATTTGAGCAGTAAAATACGAAGTCACAGGCAAGATTTAACTCAGATAAAGGTTTATATGGGAGGAATTCCTAAAGGAGAAATGTCTAACTTTAATGAAGTTCTTTCGGCAATGGATGACATCGAGAGGAAATATATCGGGCATTATGATAAAATGAGCTTTATCAACCTGCTTGGAATTTTGATAGGAACGCTTATGGACATTACCGATGATTATGATATTAAAATCATTATGTTCGCAGGATAAAACAATAGGAAATTTTTTGATTTCCTTTTAAAAAGACAATATATTAAGAAGATTTAAACATTTTAGTTACTATTTTGTTAAGTTGTTTATTTAATTTAGAATGATTTAATGTTTTTGGGATAGGGGCAAAGGTCGAGTAGAAATTTTTGTTCATAATATATATTAATTTTATGCCTCTATCCCTTTTTTAAAGTATTGAAAAGAAGTAATTTTTGTAATAAAATAACTATATTTATTTATTTTAGGGATAGAGGAACTGCTAAGTTGAATTTTTTTCATAATAAAGATGTGTTTTATTATTACCCTCTATCCCTTTTGTTATTGTTTGAGATAGGAAGGGAGTTTTTTGCTTTATTTTTATGAAATTTAGGATAGTTTTTAATGCTTTCCTATCTTTTTATATCTGTTTTTGTAATAAAACTATTTATTTTTACCCAGAAAGAATATAAAAACGAATATTAATAAATATATTTTAATCAAATTATGTACATTATATCACCAAAACAAAGCCAAATAAAATCATTTCTGATAATTTTTACCATATTTTTTAGTGTTTTTAATTATGCTCAGACTATTGACATTATGACTTTCAATATTCGTCTTGATAATGCGGGCGATAAGGAGAATTCTTGGACGGATGGCAATCGGAAAGAACGTGTTGTGAAGTTCCTCAAGGCTGAAAAACCTGCCATTTTAGGAATTCAGGAGGCATTACATCATCAAGTAGAATTTTTAGAAAATGCTTTTCCTAATTATCAGCGTATGGGAGTGGGCAGAGATGACGGAAAGCAAGGCGGAGAGCATATGGCTGTTTTTTTTGATAAGAAAAGATTCAAATTACTTGATAGCGGTCAGTTTTGGCTTTCGCAAACTCCTGAAGTTCCGTCAAAGGGCTGGGACGGAACGTGTTGCAACCGCATTACAACTTGGCTGAAATTACAGCAGGGCGATAAGGTGTTCTTTGTGTTCAACACACATTTTGACCACGAGGGAAAGGTGGCTCAGCGTGAAAGTGCGTATTTAATTCTCTCTAAAATAAAGGAAATTACATCTGATTCAAAAGCAAATGTGATACTTATGGGCGACTTTAACGTCCCTCCGCAACACGAAGGGATTGTTGCTATCAAAAAACAGCTTAAAGATACTTATAAACCTTATAATAACATTCCTAAAGGCACATTTACGGCTTTTAAATTAAATGAAGAGCCTAAACAACGTATTGATTTTATTTTCATTTCCGAAGGAATGCAGGTAAAAAACTATAAAATTATAGATAAAAAAATTGACGGACTATATCCGTCAGACCATTTTCCTGTGAAAGTAAGCGTTAAGTT
Proteins encoded in this region:
- a CDS encoding endonuclease/exonuclease/phosphatase family protein, with translation MYIISPKQSQIKSFLIIFTIFFSVFNYAQTIDIMTFNIRLDNAGDKENSWTDGNRKERVVKFLKAEKPAILGIQEALHHQVEFLENAFPNYQRMGVGRDDGKQGGEHMAVFFDKKRFKLLDSGQFWLSQTPEVPSKGWDGTCCNRITTWLKLQQGDKVFFVFNTHFDHEGKVAQRESAYLILSKIKEITSDSKANVILMGDFNVPPQHEGIVAIKKQLKDTYKPYNNIPKGTFTAFKLNEEPKQRIDFIFISEGMQVKNYKIIDKKIDGLYPSDHFPVKVSVKFPNRKD